TGAGATTACACACGGATTGATAGCAATGGTTACAGTACTTGTGATTGCCTGCCCGTGTGCTCTCGGTCTGGCAACCCCAACAGCAATTATGGTTGGTATTGGTAAAGGTGCGGAGAATGGAATCTTGATCAAAGATGCAGAAAGTCTCGAAACAGCTAAAAAAGTGAATGCCATCGTTTTCGACAAAACGGGTACCATCACGGAGGGGAAACCGGCTGTTCACTCAATTCTTTTCACGGATGAAGCGAAACAATCAAAAGACATCCTCGCAGCGATAGAAAGCAGATCAGAACACCCGCTCGCAGATGCAGTTGTCAACTTTATTGGGAAAACTTCACCTATCGAAGTGAAAAATTTCAAAAGCCTGACAGGACTTGGTGTGCGGGCGGAAGTGGAAAATGAGGTTTATTTTGTCGGCAACAAAAGGTTGATGGAAAATGAAAAGATCAGCATTTCCGAAAATATAGACGCAAAATATGAGAAATGGATTCTGGAGGGGATGACCGTGATATTTTTTGCGAGCAGGAGTGAAGTTCTTGGAATTGTTGCAATCACCGACAAAATAAAACCTGAATCTGTAACTGCCATAAAAGCACTTAAGGAGTCGGGAATTGAAGTTTACATGCTTACAGGTGACAACCGTGCAACCGCCGCTGAGGTTGCAAAAAAAGCAGGAATTGATCACTTTGAAGCTGAAGTGCTGCCTTCTGACAAGATTGAGTTTATTAAGTCACTGCAGAGGGAAGGAAAAACAGTAGGTATGGCCGGTGACGGGATTAACGACAGCGGTGCTCTCGCTCAGGCAGATTTAAGCATTGCCATGGGAACAGGAAGCGATATTGCCATGGATGTCGCGAAGATGACCATTGTTTCGTCAGATTTATCAAAAATTTTGAAGGCTATAAGACTTTCAAATGCCACGGTGAATACAATCCGTCAAAATCTTTTTTGGGCATTTATCTATAATGTCATCGGAATTCCGATAGCGGCGGGATTGCTTTACCCGATAAACGGTTTTCTCCTCGATCCAATGATTGCAGGAGCAGCAATGGCAATGAGCAGTGTGAGCGTCGTAAGTAACAGTCTAAGACTAAAACTTAAATCTGTTTCCTAAATGCCCATACATCACGAAGGATCATCGAGAGCCGTTGTAATACCTCCTTTTTTGAATTTCGAAAGAGTTGAATATTTATCCCTTTTCGCTGCATTATTATACTTCTTTTGCTCGAATGATAATATAAATTAACAATTTCGGAATATTTATTGGCACCTTCGCCGGAGAGTGTTTTATTGTAAACTTTAATCTCATTCTTTGTCAGGATAATGTCACCGTTTTGGAAAATCAGCGAAAAGTAAAGCCAAATAAAATTTGCGGCGATTCCGCCTATGATCAACATCGGAGATATCAGATCCGTATCCCGACCTCCGGTTGAAATAAATTCATATAATCCACTTGCAAAAAAAACTGCGAATAACACGCCAACAAGCAGAAAGGAAATCCTCATTCCCTTGTATCCATCAGCGCGGTTTTTTATCTCAATATCGCCGTTGTCTTTTCGACTCACAAAAAAGTTTTGATTCATTCTTTGGAGCATTGTCAAATCACGGTATGCTCTCTCGAAGACATCAGCCTGACCTGTTTTCTGTCCCGTATTCGAAGGTATCCCTGACACACTTTTTGTACCCTCGAGCACTGCCACAAAATCGGCAACTGATGCAATCCTTTTACCATGGTCTCTTTCGATTGCCATGAAAATTGCTGATACAATTCTTTCATCTATGTGCGGATAGAACGAACGAGGGTCGGGAACGGGTTCATTCAAGACCCTTTGCATCACATGGTAGGAACTTGTACTGGTGTTTATTTCCAAGGGGAGACGCCCCGAGAGCATTTCGTAGAGGGTCATCCCGAGACTGTAAATGTCAGATCTTTGGTCCACCCTCTCCCCTTTTATCTGTTCAGGACTCGCATATTGAAGTGTTCCAATAACTGTTCCCGATTGAGTGAGGGTCTGCCCTGTTTCATCCCTCGCGATACCAAAATCGAGGATTTTTATCCTGCCTGAAGAGGTAATTATGATGTTACTTGGTTTAATGTCCCTGTGAACCACCCCCAGAGAATGGGCGTAGCCAATACCATCTAGCACCTGTTTAAAAATTGGATATGCTCTGTCAAACGGAATGGGACCAGTCTCCTTCCCGATCATTTGGGAAAGGGTTCTTCCCTCGACATACTCCATTACGATGAAAACATTTTGGGTGGTCGGGTCTTTGAGGATGTCGTGGAATTTTACAATATTGGGATGGTCAAGTTTCGAGTGGGTTTTTGCTTCTCTGATAAACCGTTCACGGGCATCAGAATTCTGTGAGAGAGAATCGGAAAGCTTTTTTATGGCAAAGTGCTGACCGAGAGTGAGGTGTCGTGCTTTATAAACCACAGCCATTCCACCCGCACCGATGGTGGATTCAATTTCGTATTGCCCAAAAAGAATCGTGTTAACCATAAACTCAATCCGATTTAAATTTTATTTAATCAGTACATCCGGCAAAACTTCCCTGATACTACACCCAAAAATACTCAAAAGCCAGCATTACTGCATTATTGGATTATTGCATTACTGCATTTTAAAATACACGGAGCCACCTGCCGGATTCGAACCGGCGACCTAATCATTACGAATGATTTGCTCTACCAGCTGAGCTAAGGTGGCTTCTTATAACAAGATTGAAAAGAGGACTATCTTACTCTTTTTTTATGTCTGTTTTTTCTCAATCTTTTTTTGCGCTTGTGCGTAGACATTTTATGTCTTTTGCGTTTTTT
This Bacteroidota bacterium DNA region includes the following protein-coding sequences:
- a CDS encoding serine/threonine protein kinase; translation: MVNTILFGQYEIESTIGAGGMAVVYKARHLTLGQHFAIKKLSDSLSQNSDARERFIREAKTHSKLDHPNIVKFHDILKDPTTQNVFIVMEYVEGRTLSQMIGKETGPIPFDRAYPIFKQVLDGIGYAHSLGVVHRDIKPSNIIITSSGRIKILDFGIARDETGQTLTQSGTVIGTLQYASPEQIKGERVDQRSDIYSLGMTLYEMLSGRLPLEINTSTSSYHVMQRVLNEPVPDPRSFYPHIDERIVSAIFMAIERDHGKRIASVADFVAVLEGTKSVSGIPSNTGQKTGQADVFERAYRDLTMLQRMNQNFFVSRKDNGDIEIKNRADGYKGMRISFLLVGVLFAVFFASGLYEFISTGGRDTDLISPMLIIGGIAANFIWLYFSLIFQNGDIILTKNEIKVYNKTLSGEGANKYSEIVNLYYHSSKRSIIMQRKGINIQLFRNSKKEVLQRLSMILRDVWAFRKQI
- a CDS encoding heavy metal translocating P-type ATPase translates to MTKQTYPVLNMTCASCAARVQKTIEKQPGVASAMVNYANSTLVAEFDPKLVTPEQLKTAVQKYGYDLVLDSDNSDLDDINKKKSDELKNTTIGAVILSLPVVIIGMFFMHMPYANYISWVLSTPVVLWFGRRFFTGAWKQLKNKTANMDTLVALSTGVAYIFSAFNTLFPEYLSEKGVHPHVYFEAASVVIAFILLGKMLEDRAKGSTSSALKKLIGLQPNTVTVMFDGITKVVPISNVMVGDTIVVKPGEKVAVDGTVTSGKSFVDESMISGEPIPVEKSEGSKVFAGTINQKGSFIFSAEKVGSDTLLAHIIKMVQDAQGSRAPVQQLVDKIASVFVPIVIVIAILSLFAWVIIGGESEITHGLIAMVTVLVIACPCALGLATPTAIMVGIGKGAENGILIKDAESLETAKKVNAIVFDKTGTITEGKPAVHSILFTDEAKQSKDILAAIESRSEHPLADAVVNFIGKTSPIEVKNFKSLTGLGVRAEVENEVYFVGNKRLMENEKISISENIDAKYEKWILEGMTVIFFASRSEVLGIVAITDKIKPESVTAIKALKESGIEVYMLTGDNRATAAEVAKKAGIDHFEAEVLPSDKIEFIKSLQREGKTVGMAGDGINDSGALAQADLSIAMGTGSDIAMDVAKMTIVSSDLSKILKAIRLSNATVNTIRQNLFWAFIYNVIGIPIAAGLLYPINGFLLDPMIAGAAMAMSSVSVVSNSLRLKLKSVS